One Desertifilum tharense IPPAS B-1220 DNA segment encodes these proteins:
- a CDS encoding P-loop NTPase family protein, whose product MVSQLETSSVNLERSLPPTVEGLIQVFTGAHRSFFTGVMAQALRISSQGMPVLVVQFLKGGIGQGYEHPMKFGQNLDWIRCDLPRCIDTPHLDEVEAASLQRLWQHTQTVVLAGKYSLVVLDELSLAIKLGLIPQSEVLALLDRRPPDVDIILTGPEMPEALLEVADQITEIRRSHRP is encoded by the coding sequence ATGGTCTCACAGCTCGAAACTTCATCTGTTAACCTCGAACGTTCGCTTCCGCCAACGGTTGAAGGACTCATTCAGGTATTCACCGGCGCGCACCGTAGCTTTTTTACCGGCGTCATGGCGCAGGCGTTGCGAATTTCCAGCCAGGGAATGCCCGTTTTAGTCGTCCAGTTCCTCAAAGGGGGTATTGGTCAAGGATACGAACATCCCATGAAATTTGGCCAAAACCTAGATTGGATTCGTTGCGATTTACCTCGCTGTATTGATACGCCCCACTTAGACGAAGTGGAAGCGGCTTCTCTGCAAAGGCTTTGGCAACATACCCAAACGGTTGTCTTAGCTGGCAAATACTCTTTGGTGGTACTCGACGAACTGAGTCTAGCGATTAAATTGGGTCTGATTCCCCAATCGGAAGTTCTCGCACTCCTCGATCGCCGTCCCCCTGATGTAGACATCATTTTAACCGGCCCAGAGATGCCGGAAGCTCTTTTAGAGGTGGCCGATCAAATTACAGAAATTCGTCGTTCCCATCGCCCTTAA
- a CDS encoding adenylate kinase — protein MRLVLLGGPGAGKGTQGKRLSAKLQIPLISTGEVLRNAIALASELGQQARSFVEKGELVPDELMIQFMRDRLSQTDTASGWLLEGYPRTAFQAEELDFLLDELQQSLNGAIYLEVPEANMQQRSASRGLPDDRPEIVQRRIELFCDRTLPILEYYDKRDRLLKIDGNLTPDQVHRDILRELNLP, from the coding sequence GTGAGATTGGTGCTTTTGGGAGGACCTGGTGCAGGAAAAGGGACGCAAGGGAAACGGTTAAGCGCAAAGTTGCAAATTCCGTTGATTTCTACTGGCGAAGTGTTGCGAAATGCGATCGCTCTTGCTAGCGAGTTGGGTCAACAAGCCCGGTCGTTTGTGGAAAAGGGAGAATTGGTTCCTGATGAGTTAATGATTCAGTTTATGCGCGATCGCTTGTCTCAGACCGACACGGCTTCCGGTTGGCTGCTAGAAGGCTATCCCCGGACGGCGTTTCAAGCTGAAGAGTTGGATTTTTTGCTCGATGAACTGCAACAATCTTTGAATGGGGCAATTTATTTAGAAGTTCCCGAAGCGAATATGCAGCAGCGATCCGCCAGTCGCGGCTTGCCAGACGATCGCCCGGAGATTGTCCAACGACGGATTGAACTCTTTTGCGATCGCACCCTCCCGATTCTGGAATACTACGATAAGCGCGATCGCTTGTTAAAGATTGACGGAAACTTGACACCAGACCAAGTTCACCGTGATATTTTGAGAGAGCTTAATCTGCCCTAG
- the rph gene encoding ribonuclease PH encodes MSWQRPDGRQPHQVRSVRFERAYNRFATASVVASCGDTQVLCAVTLQDGVPKFLEGSGKGWLTAEYRMLPTATPQRQSREFLKLSGRTQEIQRLIGRSLRAAVDLEALGERTILIDADVLQADAGTRTTAITGGYVVLAEALNQLVAKGVLERSPIRHAVAAVSVGLLEEEPFLDLCYLEDVRADIDLNVVMNDRLELIEIQGTGEHNSFSRSQLNRMIDLAEAGIKELLTAQQEALYSSAS; translated from the coding sequence ATGTCTTGGCAACGTCCTGACGGTCGTCAACCTCATCAAGTCCGCTCGGTTCGCTTTGAACGGGCTTACAATCGCTTTGCGACTGCCTCAGTGGTGGCAAGTTGCGGCGATACTCAGGTCTTGTGTGCGGTTACGCTGCAAGACGGGGTGCCTAAGTTTCTTGAAGGGTCGGGAAAGGGTTGGCTGACGGCGGAATATCGCATGTTACCCACCGCCACGCCTCAACGCCAATCTCGCGAGTTTCTCAAGCTTTCAGGACGCACTCAAGAAATTCAACGTCTGATTGGTCGGAGTTTGAGAGCCGCAGTGGATTTAGAAGCACTCGGCGAACGGACGATTTTGATCGATGCGGATGTGTTGCAAGCCGATGCAGGAACGCGAACGACTGCTATTACCGGGGGATATGTGGTTCTAGCAGAAGCACTCAATCAGTTAGTGGCAAAAGGGGTGTTAGAGCGATCGCCCATTCGTCATGCTGTCGCTGCTGTTTCTGTGGGATTGCTTGAAGAAGAACCTTTCCTCGATTTGTGCTATCTCGAAGATGTGCGAGCCGATATTGACTTGAATGTGGTGATGAACGATCGGCTAGAACTGATTGAGATTCAAGGGACTGGAGAACACAACAGCTTTAGTCGTTCCCAGTTGAATCGCATGATTGACCTGGCAGAAGCGGGAATTAAAGAATTGTTAACCGCTCAACAAGAAGCGCTCTACTCCTCGGCATCTTAA
- the bchB gene encoding ferredoxin:protochlorophyllide reductase (ATP-dependent) subunit B, whose translation MKLAYWMYAGPAHIGTLRVASSFNNVHAIMHAPLGDDYFNVMRSMLERERNYTPVTASIVDRNVLARGSQEKVVDNIVRKDREETPDLIVLTPTCTSSILQEDLQNFVERAQMDAKGDVMLADVNHYRVNELQAADRTLQQIVQFYLEKARKKGELPEGKSEKPSVNIIGLTTLGFHNNHDCTELKRLMGDLGIEVNQVIPDGASVHNLKTLPRAWFNLVPYREVGIMAAQYLETEFGMPYVGITPMGIVETARCIRKIQQVLNAQGAQVDYEDFIDTQTRFVSQAAWFSRSIDCQNLTGKKAVVFGDNTHAAALTKILAREMGIHVVLAGTYCKYDADWFREQVSEYCDEVLISDDNAQIGDAIARLEPSAIFGTQMERHVGKRLDIPCGVIAAPIHIQNFPVGYKPFVGYEGANQIVDLVYNSFTLGMEDHLLEIFGGHDTKEAITKGISAESDLNWTKEAQAELNKVPGFVRGKVKRNTEKFARDRGIGEISLEVMYAAKEAVGA comes from the coding sequence ATGAAATTGGCTTACTGGATGTATGCAGGTCCCGCACATATTGGCACTCTTCGCGTTGCCAGTTCCTTCAATAACGTCCATGCCATCATGCACGCTCCCCTCGGCGACGACTACTTCAACGTCATGCGCTCCATGCTAGAGCGGGAACGGAACTATACCCCAGTCACAGCCAGTATTGTTGACCGTAACGTTTTAGCACGCGGTTCTCAAGAAAAAGTCGTAGACAATATCGTTCGCAAAGACCGCGAAGAAACCCCAGACCTGATTGTTTTAACTCCCACCTGCACCTCCAGTATTCTGCAAGAAGACCTGCAAAACTTTGTAGAACGCGCCCAAATGGACGCCAAGGGCGATGTCATGCTGGCCGATGTTAACCACTACCGCGTCAACGAACTCCAGGCGGCAGATAGAACCCTTCAGCAAATCGTCCAGTTCTACCTAGAGAAAGCCCGGAAGAAAGGCGAACTACCGGAAGGGAAATCTGAAAAGCCTTCCGTTAATATTATTGGTTTGACAACGCTGGGTTTCCACAATAACCACGACTGCACCGAACTAAAGCGCCTCATGGGTGACTTGGGGATTGAAGTCAATCAAGTGATTCCCGATGGAGCCTCGGTTCATAACCTCAAAACGCTACCCCGCGCTTGGTTTAACTTAGTGCCTTACCGGGAAGTGGGGATAATGGCCGCGCAATATCTCGAAACGGAGTTTGGTATGCCTTATGTGGGTATTACTCCGATGGGAATTGTGGAAACTGCCCGTTGCATTCGCAAAATTCAACAGGTACTGAACGCGCAAGGGGCGCAAGTCGATTATGAGGACTTCATTGACACCCAAACTCGGTTTGTGTCGCAGGCGGCTTGGTTTTCTCGGTCGATTGACTGTCAGAACTTAACCGGGAAAAAGGCGGTGGTGTTTGGTGACAATACCCATGCGGCGGCGCTAACCAAAATTTTGGCTAGAGAAATGGGTATTCATGTGGTGCTGGCGGGTACCTATTGCAAGTACGATGCGGACTGGTTTAGAGAGCAAGTCAGCGAGTATTGCGATGAGGTCTTGATTAGCGATGATAATGCTCAAATTGGCGATGCGATCGCGCGCTTGGAACCCTCAGCAATTTTTGGCACCCAGATGGAACGCCATGTTGGGAAACGCTTAGATATTCCCTGCGGCGTGATTGCTGCCCCCATTCACATTCAAAACTTCCCGGTGGGTTATAAGCCGTTTGTGGGGTATGAAGGAGCGAATCAAATTGTGGATTTGGTCTACAATTCCTTCACATTGGGAATGGAAGACCACCTGTTAGAAATCTTTGGCGGACACGATACAAAAGAAGCGATTACCAAAGGAATCTCGGCGGAGTCGGATTTAAATTGGACGAAGGAGGCTCAAGCGGAACTGAACAAGGTTCCTGGTTTTGTGCGCGGGAAGGTCAAGCGCAATACTGAAAAGTTTGCCCGCGATCGCGGTATCGGCGAAATTAGCCTAGAGGTGATGTA